DNA from Rhizobacter sp. J219:
GCTGATCGTCGGCCTGCTGTGGCTGATGTTCTGGTGAGCCGGCCCGCATATCGATGAACGATTTGCTTCGTTGATGGCGCCGTGGCGGCTGCCTAGCATGGCCGCCATGATGAAAGTACTTCGACGCCTGTTGCGCTACCTCGCCCTCGAGCACGGGCACCTGGGTGCCTTGTGGCTGCGCTTCGGCAAACCGACCAACCATGAGCACGCGCGCTACCTCGGGCGCTGGGGCGGCCTGTACTCGGTGGGCGTGAACACCACCATCACCAAGGGTGCCGTGTTCACCGATCCGTCGTACGTGCGCATCGGCAACAACTGCGGCATCTCCGAGGCCACGTTCATCGGGCACGACGGCTCGATCCGCGTGCTGAACAACGCCTACGGCGTGCGCCTCGATGCCGTCGGCAAGATCGACGTGCGCGACAACTCGTTCATCGGCTACGGCGCGATCATCATGCCCGGCGTCACGATCGGGCCGAACTCGGTGGTGGGCGCCGGCGCGGTGGTCACCAAGGACGTGCCGCCCAACACCGTGGTGGGCGCGAGCTCGACCCGCACGCTCATGAGCACCGAAGAGCTGGTGCAGCGCAAGCTCGAGAAGGCCCGCAGCTACCCGTGGTACCCGCTGATCGAGCAGCGCGTGGGCGACTTTGACCCGGCGCTCGAACCCGAGCTGCTGCGCCAGCGCCTCGCCAGCTTCTACGGGCCCGGCGCGGTCGCCACCGCCCGCTGAGCGGCTGGCTCGCGGCTTGCATGGCGGTGGGGTGTGTCCCCCCACCGCGTGAGGCTGCGCCATGTCCAGATTCCTCCGGTCCCTGTTCGGCCAGGTCGTCCTGGCGTTGGTCCTGGGTGTCGTGCTGGGGCTCCTGTGGCCCGACTTCGCCGCCAAGCTCAAGCCGCTCGGCGATGGCTTCATCAAGCTCATCAAGATGATCATTCCGGTGCTCGTCTTCTGCGTCGTGGTGCACGGCATCGCCGGCGCGGGCGACCTGAGGCGGGTGGGGCGGGTGGGCGTCAAGGCGCTGGTCTATTTCGAGGTCATCACGACCATCGCGCTGGTGTTGGGTCTGGTGCTGGCCTTCGTCTTCCAGCCGGGTGCCGGCATGAACATCGACCCGAAGGCGCTCGATGCCAAGGCGATGGGGGCCTACGCCGAAAACGCGAACAAGCTCACCGGCGGTGGCACGGTGGAATTCCTGCTCAAGCTCATCCCGACGACGGTCGTCAATGCCTTTGCCACCGGCGACGTGCTGCAGGTGCTGCTGTTCGCGGTGCTGTTCGGTTGCGCGCTGGCGATGCTCGGCGAGCGCGCGCAGGCGGTGAGCGGTCTCGTCGACGAGCTGGGCCAGGTGCTCTTCAAGATCATGGGGCTCATCATCCGGTTGGCGCCGCTCGGGGTGCTGGGGGCGATCGCCTTCACCGTGGGCAAGTACGGCCTCGGTTCGCTCAAGCAGTTGGGGCTGCTGGTGGTGCTCTTCTATGCCGCGGTGCTGGTGTTCGTCTTCGGGGTGCTCGGGCTCGTGATGCGCTTCACCGGGCTGAGCCTGCTGAAGCTGCTCGCCTACTTGCGCGAGGAACTCACCGTGGTGTTCGCCACCACCTCGTCCGACAGCGTGCTGCCGCAGGTGATGGCCAAGCTGCGCAACCTGGGCATCCGCGACTCGACGGTCGGGCTCGTGATCCCCACCGGCTATTCGTTCAACCTCGATGCCTTCTCGATCTACATCACCCTGGCGGCGGTGTTCATCGCACAGGCGACCAACACGCCGATCTCGACGACCGACCTGCTGGCGATTCTTGCGGTCTCGCTCGTCACGTCGAAAGGGGCGCACGGCGTGCCGGGCTCGGCGATCGTGGTGCTGGCTGCCACGCTGCAGGCGATTCCGGCCATCCCCGCCATCGGCCTCGTGCTGGTGTTGTCGGTCGACTGGTTCATGGGCATCGCACGCGCTCTGGGCAACCTCATCGGCAACTGCGTGGCCACCGTCGCGGTGGCGGCGTGGGAGGGCGACATCGACATGGCCCGCGCCCGCGCCGTGCTGGGCGGCGAGCCGCAACCACCGCTGGAAACCGAGCCGCCCGCTACAGCGCGGGCGTGATCCCGGCCCGCAGGGGAGGCGATCGCGTACCACGCTAGAATCCGCGCCACATCGCGGGTGTAGTTCAATGGTAGAACGGCAGCTTCCCAAGCTTCATACGAGGGTTCGATTCCCTTCACCCGCTCCACATTCCCATCCCGCAGGGCCGCTTTTGCGGCCCTTGTCGTTGAAGGCGTCAGGTCGCTGGGAGAGTCGGGCATGAGAGAAAAGCTGCTTCGTATCGTGTGGGTGGACCGACCCGAGGCGCCGGCGTTCGACCTGCCCGACGCCAGTGCATGGGGGCCGTTCACGGCCAGCGCTGTGCAAGACCTCGGCGCCCAGCCCTCCCGTGACGCGATCGCGGGTGCGGACGCGGCCCTCGTGTGTCTGCCGTCCGGTGCCCAGGCCGCGCCCATCCCGTGGGCCGCGCTGTCGGCGGTGTGCGCAGACGCTGCCGTGCTGGTGTTGACCGACACCATGGACGGCGCCACTCAGCAACGATTGCTCAACACCGGCGTGCAGGACGTGGTGCTGCAAGCCGATGCCGTGTCCTTGGCGCAACGCGTGCGCCTGGCCGCACAGCGCAAGCAGGTCGAGGTGGAGGCGCGCAAGGCCTACGCCACCGACCTCGGCACCGGCCTGCCCAACCGCCAGCAGCTGATCGAACACATGAGCCAGCTGCTGGCCTTGCGCGAGCGCGAGCCCAAGCCGGTGAGCGTGCTGGCCTTCCGCATCGAGGGCCTGCAGGGCGTGGAAAGCGGGCACGGGGTGGAGTCGGCGAACGTGGTGCGCCGCAAGATCGCGGTGCGCCTGCGTGCCGGTGTGCGCGCGAGCGACGTGGTCGCCTCGCTCGGCGGTGATGTGTTTGCGGTTCTGCTGCCGTCCACCGAGTCGGCGACCGACGCCGAATACGTGGTGCAGAAGCTGCTGCGCTCGCTGCGCGACCCCTTCAAGATCGCCGGCAGCGAGGTGCCGATCACGGCACACGTCGGCGTGGCCCAGTATCCGGACGACGGCAAACAGCCCGAGCCGCTGCTGCGGCATGCGTCGACCGGCGCCTTGCTCGGCGCCTACGGCATGCAGGATTCGGCGAACGACGGTCCCGTCACTTGAGGATGTCGCCGAGGCAGAGGTACTTGATCTCGACGTAGTCGTCGATACCGTGGTGCGAGCCCTCCCGGCCCAGGCCTGACTGCTTCACCCCTCCGAAGGGCACTTCGGCGGTCGAGATCAAGCCGGTGTTGATGCCGACCATGCCGTACTCCAGCGCTTCGCCCACGCGGAAGATGCGGCCCACGTCGCGGCTGTAGAAGTAGCTCGCCAGGCCGAACTCGGTGTTGTTCGCCGCGGCGATCGCCTCGGCTTCGGTCTTGAAGCGGAAAACCGGCGCCACCGGGCCGAAGGTTTCTTCGCGGGCGCAGAGCATGTCGCTCGTCGCGTTGGCGATCACCGTGGGCTCGTAGAAGCGGTCGCCGATCTTCTTGCCGCCGGTGAGCACCTTGCCGCCCTTGGCGGTGGCGTCGGCCACGTGCTTCTCGACTTTGGCGATGGCCGCATCGTCGATCAGCGGGCCTTGTGTCACGCCGGGCTCGAAGCCGTTGCCGACCTTGATCGAGCGGGCCTTCTCGGTGAGCTTCTGCACGAAGGCGTCGTACACGCCCTCCTGCACGTAGAGCCGGTTGGCGCAGACGCAGGTCTGGCCGGCGTTGCGGTACTTGCTCGCAAGCGCCCCTTCGGCGGCGCTGTCGAGGTCGGCATCGTCGAATACGATGAAGGGCGCGTTGCCGCCCAATTCGAGTGAGAGTTTCTTGATCGTCGGCGCACATTGCGCCGCGAGGATGCGGCCGACCTCCGTCGAGCCGGTGAAGGACAGATGGCGCACGATGTCGCTTGCGCACAGCACCTTGCCGACCTCGATGGAGTTCGCGCCGTCGGCCGTGATCACGTTGAGCACACCCGCCGGCATGCCGGCGCGCTGTGCCAGCTCGGCCACGGCCAGTGCCGACAGCGGTGTCTGCTCGGCCGGCTTGATGACGACCGGGCAGCCGGCGGCGAGTGCCGGCGCCACCTTGCGCGTGATCATCGCGATGGGGAAGTTCCACGGCGTGATGGCCGCGCACACGCCCATGCTCTGCTTGATGACGAGGTAGCGCTTGTTGTTGTCGGTGGTGGGCACCGTCTCGCCATAGACGCGCCGGGCCTCTTCGGCAAACCACTCGATGAAGCTTGCGCCGTAGGTCACCTCACCCCTGGCTTCGGCCAGCGGCTTGCCCTGCTCGGCCGTCATGATGCGGGCCAGGTCGTCGGCATGCTGGTGCAGCAGGTGGAACCACTTCATCAGGATGGTGGCCCGCTCCTTGGCGGTCTTGCTGCGCCAGAGCGGCCAGGCGGCGTTGGCTGCGTCCAGCGCCTGGCGGGTCTCGATCGTGCCCAGGTTGGCCACGTCGACCAGCTTCTGCCCGGTGGCCGGGTCGACCACGTCGAATCGGCGGCTGCCGCCGACCCATTCGCCGTTGAGCAGGGCGTTGCTCTTGAGCAGGCTCTGGTCGGCCAGTTGGGCGAGGGGCGAGGCGCGAGTGTCCATGTTTCTGTCTCCGGCGGGGGCTTCGGGGCATGATAAGTCGCAGCCTTCTCACGTTGCCGTGCGGGGCTTCGTCAGAGGGGCGGCACCTATAATCGCGACCCCCGGTAAATCAAGCACTTACCGTCGGTTCACCCCCTGAAAGCGATTGGCATGAAAGCCTCTGAAATCCGTTCGCAGTTCCTGAAGTTCTTCGAAGCCAAGGGCCACACCATCGTGGCTTCGAGTCCGGTCGTGCCGGGCGACGACCCGACGCTGCTGTTCACCAACGCCGGCATGAACCAGTTCAAGGACGTGTTCCTCGGTTTCGACAAGCGCCCCTACACCCGTGCCACCACTGCGCAGAAGTGCATCCGCGCCGGCGGCAAGCACAACGACCTCGAGAACGTGGGCTACACCGCACGGCACCACACCTTCTTCGAGATGCTGGGCAACTTCTCGTTCGGTGACTACTTCAAGCACGATGCCATCAAGTACGCCTGGGAATTCTTGACCGAGGTCTACAAGCTGCCGAAGGAAAAACTCTGGGTCACCGTCTACGCCGAAGACGACGAGGCCTATGAGATCTGGAACAAGGAAGTGGGTGTGCCCACCGAGCGCATCGTGCGCATCGGCGACAACAAGGGTGCGCGCTACGCCTCCGACAACTTCTGGATGATGGGCGACACCGGGCCCTGCGGCCCCTGCACCGAGATCTTCTACGACCACGGCCCCGAGGTCGCGGGCGGCCCGCCGGGGTCTGCCGAACAGGACGGCGACCGCTACATCGAGATCTGGAACAACGTGTTCATGCAGTTCAACCGCGACGAAGCGGGCGTGATGCACAAGCTCCCGAAGCCGAGCGTGGACACCGGCATGGGCCTGGAGCGCCTGTGCGCCGTGCTGCAGCACGTGCACAGCAACTACGAGATCGACACCTTCGTGAACCTGCTGGCGGCCGCCAAGAAGGCGGTCGACGCCGCCTCGGCGGGCGGCGACTGCGACAAGGAGTCGCCGTCGCTGAAGGTGATCGCAGATCACATCCGCGCCTGCACCTTCACCGTGGTCGATGGCGTGATCCCGAGCAACGCCGGCCGCGGCTACGTGCTGCGCCGCATTGCGCGCCGCGCCATCCGCCACGGCTACAAGCTCGGTGCACGCAAGCCGTTCTTCTACACGCTGGTCGACGCACTCGCCGCCGAGATGGGCGACGCCTACCCCGAGCTGCGCAAGAACCAGCAGCGCGCGACCGAGGTGCTCAAGCAGGAAGAAGAAGGCTTCTTCCGCACCATCGCCAACGGGATGGAAATCCTCGAAGCCGCCCTGGTGTCGCTGGACAAGGCGGGCGCCAAGACCATCGATGGCGAAACCGCCTTCAAGCTGCACGACACCTACGGCTTCCCGCTCGACCTCACGGCCGACGTGTGCCGCGAGCGCGGCGTGACGGTCGACGAGGTCGGCTTCAATGCCGCCATGAACCGCCAGCGCGAGCAGGCCCGTGCGGCCGGCAAGTTCAAGATGGCGCAAGGCCTCGAATACACCGGTGCCG
Protein-coding regions in this window:
- a CDS encoding acyltransferase, with protein sequence MMKVLRRLLRYLALEHGHLGALWLRFGKPTNHEHARYLGRWGGLYSVGVNTTITKGAVFTDPSYVRIGNNCGISEATFIGHDGSIRVLNNAYGVRLDAVGKIDVRDNSFIGYGAIIMPGVTIGPNSVVGAGAVVTKDVPPNTVVGASSTRTLMSTEELVQRKLEKARSYPWYPLIEQRVGDFDPALEPELLRQRLASFYGPGAVATAR
- a CDS encoding C4-dicarboxylate transporter DctA is translated as MSRFLRSLFGQVVLALVLGVVLGLLWPDFAAKLKPLGDGFIKLIKMIIPVLVFCVVVHGIAGAGDLRRVGRVGVKALVYFEVITTIALVLGLVLAFVFQPGAGMNIDPKALDAKAMGAYAENANKLTGGGTVEFLLKLIPTTVVNAFATGDVLQVLLFAVLFGCALAMLGERAQAVSGLVDELGQVLFKIMGLIIRLAPLGVLGAIAFTVGKYGLGSLKQLGLLVVLFYAAVLVFVFGVLGLVMRFTGLSLLKLLAYLREELTVVFATTSSDSVLPQVMAKLRNLGIRDSTVGLVIPTGYSFNLDAFSIYITLAAVFIAQATNTPISTTDLLAILAVSLVTSKGAHGVPGSAIVVLAATLQAIPAIPAIGLVLVLSVDWFMGIARALGNLIGNCVATVAVAAWEGDIDMARARAVLGGEPQPPLETEPPATARA
- a CDS encoding GGDEF domain-containing protein; this encodes MREKLLRIVWVDRPEAPAFDLPDASAWGPFTASAVQDLGAQPSRDAIAGADAALVCLPSGAQAAPIPWAALSAVCADAAVLVLTDTMDGATQQRLLNTGVQDVVLQADAVSLAQRVRLAAQRKQVEVEARKAYATDLGTGLPNRQQLIEHMSQLLALREREPKPVSVLAFRIEGLQGVESGHGVESANVVRRKIAVRLRAGVRASDVVASLGGDVFAVLLPSTESATDAEYVVQKLLRSLRDPFKIAGSEVPITAHVGVAQYPDDGKQPEPLLRHASTGALLGAYGMQDSANDGPVT
- a CDS encoding NAD-dependent succinate-semialdehyde dehydrogenase, with the protein product MDTRASPLAQLADQSLLKSNALLNGEWVGGSRRFDVVDPATGQKLVDVANLGTIETRQALDAANAAWPLWRSKTAKERATILMKWFHLLHQHADDLARIMTAEQGKPLAEARGEVTYGASFIEWFAEEARRVYGETVPTTDNNKRYLVIKQSMGVCAAITPWNFPIAMITRKVAPALAAGCPVVIKPAEQTPLSALAVAELAQRAGMPAGVLNVITADGANSIEVGKVLCASDIVRHLSFTGSTEVGRILAAQCAPTIKKLSLELGGNAPFIVFDDADLDSAAEGALASKYRNAGQTCVCANRLYVQEGVYDAFVQKLTEKARSIKVGNGFEPGVTQGPLIDDAAIAKVEKHVADATAKGGKVLTGGKKIGDRFYEPTVIANATSDMLCAREETFGPVAPVFRFKTEAEAIAAANNTEFGLASYFYSRDVGRIFRVGEALEYGMVGINTGLISTAEVPFGGVKQSGLGREGSHHGIDDYVEIKYLCLGDILK
- the alaS gene encoding alanine--tRNA ligase → MKASEIRSQFLKFFEAKGHTIVASSPVVPGDDPTLLFTNAGMNQFKDVFLGFDKRPYTRATTAQKCIRAGGKHNDLENVGYTARHHTFFEMLGNFSFGDYFKHDAIKYAWEFLTEVYKLPKEKLWVTVYAEDDEAYEIWNKEVGVPTERIVRIGDNKGARYASDNFWMMGDTGPCGPCTEIFYDHGPEVAGGPPGSAEQDGDRYIEIWNNVFMQFNRDEAGVMHKLPKPSVDTGMGLERLCAVLQHVHSNYEIDTFVNLLAAAKKAVDAASAGGDCDKESPSLKVIADHIRACTFTVVDGVIPSNAGRGYVLRRIARRAIRHGYKLGARKPFFYTLVDALAAEMGDAYPELRKNQQRATEVLKQEEEGFFRTIANGMEILEAALVSLDKAGAKTIDGETAFKLHDTYGFPLDLTADVCRERGVTVDEVGFNAAMNRQREQARAAGKFKMAQGLEYTGADTTFHGYEQLTHDAAKVTAIYIDGTPATSAKAGDDAVVVLDHTPFYAESGGQVGDTGELRNASSRFLVEDTIKVQAAVFGHHGRVVEGSVSVGDVLNARVDTERRAKTVRNHSATHLMHKALREVLGAHVQQKGSLVNAERTRFDFAHNQPMTDAEIAKVEAIVNAEILANHATQARVLPIEEAQKTGAMMLFGEKYGDEVRVLDIGSSRELCGGTHVQRTGDIGLFKIVSESGIQAGVRRVEAVTGDNALSYLQSLESTVQQLASTLKASPAEVPGRLSQVLEQVRALEKELAAVKGKLASSQGDELLAQAIDVNGLKVLAAVLDGADAKALRETMDKLKDKLKSAAIVLAAVDGGKVQLAAGVTADRIAKVKAGELVNFVAQQVGGKGGGKPDMAMAGGTDPKNLGAALASVRGWVAERV